A window of Clavibacter michiganensis contains these coding sequences:
- a CDS encoding GNAT family N-acetyltransferase, which translates to MTATVPAPAPLIGTHVRLDPLTPDHLPALRAAIAHPAVFAGGFGGGSAGLRTDPAEFDAWARGYFRWDDLPCAVILVGGPHDGELVGTTSLTELDTRRERAHLGWTAYDPRVWGTVVNAEAKRLLLGLAFDAGFGRVKLQADARNAHSRAAILKLGATFEGVCRRDQLRADGTWRDAAIHSILADEWPAVRAGLDARIAAQEGRPVLFRTPAA; encoded by the coding sequence GTGACCGCCACCGTCCCCGCGCCCGCCCCGCTCATCGGCACCCACGTCCGGCTCGACCCGCTCACCCCGGATCACCTCCCGGCCCTCCGCGCCGCCATCGCCCACCCGGCCGTCTTCGCGGGCGGCTTCGGCGGCGGGTCGGCAGGCCTCCGCACCGACCCGGCCGAGTTCGACGCGTGGGCGCGCGGCTACTTCCGCTGGGACGACCTGCCGTGCGCCGTGATCCTCGTCGGCGGCCCGCACGACGGCGAGCTCGTCGGCACCACGAGCCTCACCGAGCTCGACACGCGCCGCGAGCGCGCGCACCTCGGCTGGACCGCGTACGACCCGCGCGTCTGGGGCACGGTCGTCAACGCGGAGGCCAAGCGCCTCCTGCTCGGCCTCGCGTTCGACGCGGGCTTCGGGCGGGTCAAGCTGCAGGCCGACGCCCGCAACGCGCACTCGCGCGCCGCCATCCTCAAGCTCGGCGCGACCTTCGAGGGCGTGTGCCGCCGCGACCAGCTCCGCGCCGACGGCACCTGGCGCGACGCCGCGATCCACTCGATCCTCGCCGACGAGTGGCCCGCCGTCCGCGCCGGCCTCGATGCGCGCATCGCGGCGCAGGAGGGGCGACCGGTCCTGTTCCGCACGCCCGCGGCCTGA
- a CDS encoding response regulator transcription factor, whose product MLPPARVLVVEDDAAIRAAVVSTLTAERFVVRGLASGVDLEEEVKGFLPDLVVLDWMLPGPSGIQLAERIRRWSDASVIMLTARDAVEDRLRGFGQGVDDYIVKPFALAELVARVGAVLRRRGRLASVVEIGDLLVDPNSGLARRGGEQLELTSIEFQLLAYLAAHRGRTLSKTQLLTQVWGYDQTDPNLVEVHISALRKKMEARGPRLLHTVRGLGYRVEA is encoded by the coding sequence ATGCTCCCTCCCGCACGCGTCCTCGTGGTCGAGGACGACGCCGCCATCCGCGCCGCCGTCGTCTCCACCCTCACCGCCGAGCGCTTCGTCGTCCGCGGCCTCGCGTCCGGCGTCGACCTCGAGGAGGAGGTCAAGGGCTTCCTGCCCGACCTCGTGGTGCTCGACTGGATGCTCCCCGGCCCGAGCGGGATCCAGCTGGCCGAGCGGATCCGCCGCTGGAGCGACGCGAGCGTCATCATGCTCACCGCCCGCGACGCCGTCGAGGACCGCCTGCGCGGCTTCGGCCAGGGCGTCGACGACTACATCGTGAAGCCGTTCGCGCTCGCGGAGCTCGTGGCGCGCGTCGGCGCGGTGCTCCGGCGGCGCGGGCGGCTCGCGAGCGTGGTGGAGATCGGCGACCTGCTCGTGGATCCCAACTCCGGCCTCGCGAGGCGCGGCGGCGAGCAGCTCGAGCTGACCTCGATCGAGTTCCAGCTCCTCGCCTACCTCGCGGCGCACCGCGGCCGCACGCTCTCCAAGACGCAGCTGCTCACGCAGGTGTGGGGGTACGACCAGACCGACCCGAACCTCGTCGAGGTCCACATCAGCGCGCTGCGCAAGAAGATGGAGGCACGGGGGCCGCGGCTCCTGCACACGGTCCGCGGGCTCGGCTACCGGGTGGAGGCGTGA